One Triticum dicoccoides isolate Atlit2015 ecotype Zavitan chromosome 4B, WEW_v2.0, whole genome shotgun sequence genomic window carries:
- the LOC119293663 gene encoding uncharacterized protein LOC119293663, with protein sequence MIDVEVDVELVPALQAVPVEGDMPDDAVLVFEPDDVLLVDIPVDVEGVQVVEVAHLDGGNGDQQQANEDEDEAEGIEEELIEAANNFEIHAFINRPAPPGRQICCCECGPCGISELLLFLWLVFGVAILLFQGRYKGESLPGGVANTSSSKSTALVPFYHLHVLPPQEFAIRGRSPMTLTRRLCIASSSSYAKQPSNALFQGMASTLMESVETSASRAWSGRLYLPAPRIKRKPMMACPPPDLGESPGCTFYAMEFTEESADDAYVSLLWSLMKT encoded by the exons ATGATCGACGTTGAGGTCGACGTCGAGCTGGTCCCAGCTCTACAGGCTGTACCAGTGGAAGGCGATATGCCTGACGACGCAGTCCTTGTGTTTGAGCCGGATGATGTACTTCTTGTGGACATACCCGTGGATGTCGAGGGGGTTCAAGTTGTGGAGGTGGCGCACCTGGATGGTGGAAATGGTGATCAGCAGCAAGCCAACGAAGACGAAGACGAAGCCGAAGGCATCGAAGAAGAGCTGATTGAAGCTGCGAACAACTTCGAGATACACGCTTTCATCAACCGTCCCGCGCCTCCCGGCCGCCAAATTTGCTGCTGCGAGTGCGGGCCGTGCGGCATTTCTGAACTTCTGCTGTTCCTTTGGCTAGTCTTTGGTGTGGCAATACTGCTGTTTCAGGGGCGATACAAAGGCGAGTCACTTCCGGGCGGAGTGGCGAACACCAGTTCCTCCAAGAGCACAGCGCTGGTCCCATTTTATCATCTACATGTTCTGCCTCCGCAGGAGTTTGCTATC CGTGGGAGAAGCCCAATGACCTTGACGAGGCGGCTATGCATTGCTTCATCCTCCTCATACGCCAAGCAACCCTCAAATGCTTTGTTTCAAGGCATGGCAAGTACACTGATG GAGAGTGTGGAGACAAGTGCTTCGAGAGCTTGGTCAGGGAGGCTGTACTTACCTGCTCCGAGGATCAAAAGAAAACCT ATGATGGCGTGCCCCCCACCTGATCTAGGAGAGAGCCCAGGTTGCACGTTCTACGCTATGGAGTTCACAGAGGAGAGTGCCGATGATGCGTACGTGTCGCTGCTATGGAGTTTAATGAAGACATAA